The Cloacibacillus sp. genome window below encodes:
- a CDS encoding response regulator transcription factor produces MNRPQILVIEDDGAILNLMTTTLETQGYQYKTARTGAAGVLEALSCQPEVILLDLGLPDMDGVDIIKKVRGWSAVPIIVVSARSEDADKVEALDAGADDYLTKPFSVDELLARLRVALRRVLFDGEKKGNDASLYKNGALTIDYAAGCAFVCEEEIHLTPMEYKLLCLLAQNTGKVLTHNFILKKLWGSAFPSDTPSLRVFMATLRKKIEPVPSEPKYIQTHIGIGYRMLRTQNENQQ; encoded by the coding sequence ATGAATAGACCGCAGATATTGGTGATAGAGGATGACGGCGCCATCTTGAATCTGATGACGACGACGCTGGAAACACAGGGATACCAATACAAGACGGCCAGGACCGGCGCGGCCGGGGTGCTTGAGGCGCTTTCGTGCCAGCCTGAAGTGATATTGCTGGACCTCGGCCTGCCTGACATGGACGGCGTGGATATAATAAAAAAGGTGCGGGGCTGGAGCGCCGTGCCAATAATAGTGGTGAGCGCGCGCAGCGAGGACGCGGACAAGGTGGAGGCGCTTGACGCCGGCGCGGACGACTATCTGACGAAGCCGTTCAGCGTGGACGAACTGCTTGCCCGGCTGCGCGTCGCTTTGCGCCGCGTGCTCTTTGACGGAGAAAAAAAGGGCAACGACGCTTCGCTGTACAAAAATGGCGCGCTTACTATAGACTATGCGGCCGGCTGCGCCTTTGTCTGCGAAGAGGAGATACACCTGACGCCGATGGAATACAAACTGCTCTGTCTGCTTGCGCAGAACACGGGCAAGGTTCTGACTCACAACTTCATTTTAAAAAAACTCTGGGGCAGCGCCTTTCCTTCCGACACTCCGTCTCTGCGCGTCTTCATGGCGACGCTTCGAAAAAAGATAGAGCCGGTGCCGTCCGAGCCAAAATACATACAGACGCACATAGGCATAGGCTATCGTATGCTGCGGACACAGAACGAGAACCAGCAGTAA